In Microbacterium lushaniae, the following are encoded in one genomic region:
- a CDS encoding deaminase, with translation MESLADSPALEVNRSHASRAIAEALKCPGNARVGAVIARGDTILATGFRGELDGLHAEQVALVKAEDRGLNVRGATLFTTLEPCANSRTRRVPCAELIASAGIGEVHIGEYDPNPQIYRRGWKQLRDHGVALRDFPADLRESAHQAGHNFTKLFTRGYGMSAGAKFDFTQNGGRFTIAVDEDEGSPAWGTEWSNCGARAIYLYGGQSGIVALARYAEQFDEIDDPDALDYGHHSPKIAVGSIGVMRNEHGHVLCKVTAIEPTEDYGGTGHVSVTINWQIRLR, from the coding sequence GTGGAATCCCTTGCCGACTCGCCCGCTCTTGAAGTCAATCGATCCCATGCCTCCCGGGCAATCGCGGAGGCGTTGAAGTGCCCGGGTAATGCGCGAGTTGGAGCGGTCATCGCGCGCGGTGACACCATCCTCGCGACTGGCTTCAGAGGAGAATTGGACGGTCTTCATGCCGAGCAGGTTGCACTGGTCAAGGCTGAGGACCGGGGCCTCAATGTGAGAGGCGCGACGCTCTTCACCACGCTGGAACCGTGCGCAAACTCTCGTACCAGGCGAGTCCCTTGTGCGGAGCTAATTGCCTCCGCTGGCATTGGCGAAGTCCACATCGGTGAGTACGACCCGAACCCTCAGATATACCGCCGCGGTTGGAAGCAACTCCGCGATCACGGTGTCGCGCTGCGAGACTTCCCAGCCGATCTCCGTGAAAGCGCCCACCAGGCCGGACACAACTTCACGAAGCTCTTTACCCGCGGGTACGGGATGAGCGCGGGCGCGAAGTTCGACTTCACGCAGAACGGCGGACGCTTCACAATCGCTGTGGACGAGGATGAGGGCTCGCCGGCCTGGGGGACGGAGTGGAGCAACTGCGGAGCTCGCGCGATCTACCTATACGGAGGGCAGTCTGGAATTGTGGCTCTTGCGCGGTACGCAGAGCAGTTCGACGAGATCGACGATCCTGACGCGCTCGACTACGGTCACCACTCGCCAAAGATTGCCGTCGGATCCATTGGAGTGATGCGAAACGAGCACGGGCACGTGCTCTGCAAGGTCACTGCGATCGAGCCGACCGAGGACTACGGGGGCACGGGGCACGTGTCGGTCACGATCAATTGGCAGATCCGCTTACGTTAG